In Psychrobacter sp. P11G3, a single genomic region encodes these proteins:
- a CDS encoding long-chain-fatty-acid--CoA ligase has protein sequence MLGKMMYQPLLISGLIEHAARYHGDTAVLSKEVDGQMTHTNWRTVSDNSKRLANALATLGLKSSERIATLAWNNRRHLEAWYAISGSGMVCHTINPRLFPEQLSYIINDADDRVLFFDTTFLPLIIAIKEHIKGVEHFICLSDRDDSIVEKLPNVLFFDELLAENSTDFDWPQFDEATASSLCYTSGTTGNPKGILYTHRSSVLHAMALCMPDVSALSAQDVLLPVVPMFHVNAWGTPYAAALTGCSLILPGPNLDGDSLVSLIDDCHVTVALGVPTIWQSLLTAAKARGSKLDSMTRTIVGGAACPPSVIKTFREDFNCDAVHGWGMTETSPLGTMNQIKAKHKSLSKDEINELRNSQGRPPYGVQLRLIDTDEPLQQVEEDGMSQGRLQIKGHWIINDYYTENPDAITEDGWFDTGDIATIDADGYMNIRDRSKDLIKSGGEWISSVELENIAVAHPQIRMAAAIAAKHKKWSERPVLIVVKEPDSEIDESQVLSFYEGKIASWQIPDKVIFVDNIVLNGAGKMVKKDLRDDYGNVLLDS, from the coding sequence ATGTTGGGAAAAATGATGTATCAGCCATTGCTGATCAGTGGTCTAATCGAACACGCTGCCCGTTATCATGGTGATACGGCAGTTTTGTCTAAAGAAGTCGACGGACAGATGACTCATACCAATTGGCGTACTGTCTCAGATAACTCAAAACGATTGGCCAATGCGTTGGCTACACTGGGACTTAAATCATCAGAACGCATAGCAACTTTGGCTTGGAATAATCGTCGGCACTTAGAAGCTTGGTATGCGATTTCAGGTAGTGGCATGGTTTGCCATACTATCAATCCACGTTTGTTCCCCGAGCAGCTTAGCTACATTATCAATGACGCTGATGATCGAGTACTGTTTTTTGATACTACTTTCCTACCGCTAATTATTGCAATCAAAGAGCATATCAAAGGTGTTGAACACTTCATTTGTCTAAGTGATCGAGATGATAGTATCGTCGAAAAGCTGCCTAATGTACTGTTCTTTGATGAGCTATTAGCAGAAAACTCGACTGACTTTGACTGGCCCCAATTCGATGAAGCAACAGCCAGCTCTTTATGCTACACCTCAGGAACTACCGGTAACCCTAAAGGAATTTTATATACGCATCGCTCTTCTGTGCTGCATGCGATGGCATTGTGCATGCCTGATGTCTCCGCGCTCTCTGCACAAGACGTTTTGTTACCCGTAGTACCGATGTTCCATGTCAATGCGTGGGGCACACCTTATGCAGCTGCCCTGACTGGCTGCTCTCTCATACTTCCTGGTCCAAATCTCGATGGTGACAGCCTAGTATCTCTCATTGATGATTGTCATGTTACGGTTGCTCTAGGGGTTCCAACAATCTGGCAAAGCCTATTAACCGCTGCCAAAGCCAGAGGTAGTAAGCTTGATAGCATGACGCGTACTATCGTCGGAGGAGCCGCATGCCCACCATCAGTAATCAAAACGTTCAGAGAAGACTTTAACTGCGATGCGGTGCATGGTTGGGGCATGACAGAAACCAGCCCACTTGGAACGATGAATCAAATAAAAGCCAAGCATAAATCGCTGAGTAAAGATGAGATTAATGAGTTGCGTAACTCTCAAGGTCGTCCACCCTACGGCGTTCAGCTACGTCTCATAGATACTGATGAGCCGCTACAGCAAGTTGAAGAAGATGGTATGTCTCAAGGTCGTCTACAGATCAAAGGACACTGGATCATCAACGATTATTACACAGAAAATCCTGATGCGATAACTGAAGATGGTTGGTTCGACACAGGTGATATTGCAACTATTGATGCCGATGGCTATATGAATATTCGGGATCGCTCAAAAGATTTGATTAAATCTGGTGGAGAGTGGATATCGTCAGTAGAGCTTGAAAACATCGCAGTCGCCCATCCGCAGATAAGAATGGCGGCCGCTATTGCGGCAAAGCATAAAAAATGGAGCGAGCGTCCAGTATTGATTGTGGTAAAAGAACCAGATTCAGAAATTGATGAGTCGCAAGTACTGAGCTTTTACGAAGGTAAAATTGCCAGCTGGCAAATACCCGATAAAGTCATATTTGTAGATAATATCGTGCTAAATGGCGCTGGGAAAATGGTCAAAAAGGATTTGCGTGATGACTATGGCAACGTATTGTTGGATAGCTGA
- a CDS encoding putative transporter small subunit, translated as MDNVFIYGLYILIWPAITLGVLVLICTATYRDVKSAKRDNRDIV; from the coding sequence ATGGACAACGTTTTTATCTACGGCTTATATATCTTAATTTGGCCCGCCATTACTCTTGGCGTACTCGTATTAATTTGCACGGCCACTTATCGTGATGTGAAAAGTGCCAAACGTGACAATAGAGATATTGTTTAG